One region of Microbacterium sp. M28 genomic DNA includes:
- a CDS encoding RDD family protein, whose translation MSTSIELSEEVLSGEAVAIDVQPIGFFLRVLGAVIDMVLSFALYILFMFLRIWMLDAGIIDEAIDRILNVTSLVVCFVVVPVALEVSLRGRSLGKLAVGGRIVRLDGGATGFRHAFIRALLGVLEIYMTFGSVALLTGAFTARSQRLGDLVAGTYSQRVRTPKLTPHEPVVPAALAEWSAIADVARLPDRLARRISQFLQTAPQMMPQARFRIAEQLVAEADAFVSPRPVAPPEQILAAITVIRRRRELRGLQIADARAEKLTGRSIGA comes from the coding sequence ATGTCCACGTCGATCGAGCTGAGCGAAGAGGTCCTCTCCGGCGAGGCCGTCGCGATCGACGTGCAGCCGATCGGATTCTTCCTGCGTGTTCTGGGCGCCGTCATCGACATGGTGCTGTCCTTCGCGCTCTACATCCTGTTCATGTTCCTGCGGATCTGGATGCTGGATGCCGGGATCATCGACGAGGCGATCGACCGGATCCTCAACGTCACGTCCCTGGTCGTGTGCTTCGTGGTCGTACCGGTGGCGCTCGAGGTGTCGCTGCGCGGTCGGAGCCTCGGCAAGCTCGCCGTCGGCGGACGGATCGTGCGGTTGGACGGCGGGGCCACCGGGTTCCGGCACGCGTTCATCCGGGCACTCCTTGGCGTCCTCGAGATCTACATGACCTTCGGCTCCGTCGCGTTGCTGACCGGTGCCTTCACGGCCCGTTCGCAGCGGCTAGGCGACCTCGTCGCCGGCACGTACAGTCAGCGCGTCCGGACGCCCAAGCTCACTCCGCACGAGCCTGTGGTGCCTGCGGCACTCGCGGAATGGTCGGCGATCGCAGATGTCGCGCGTCTTCCGGATCGACTGGCCAGGCGCATCTCGCAGTTCCTGCAGACCGCGCCGCAGATGATGCCGCAGGCGCGGTTCCGGATCGCGGAGCAGCTCGTGGCGGAGGCCGACGCGTTCGTGTCCCCGCGCCCCGTCGCGCCACCGGAGCAGATCCTGGCGGCGATCACCGTGATCCGCCGACGGCGCGAACTGCGAGGCCTGCAGATCGCGGACGCCCGCGCCGAGAAGCTCACCGGACGCTCGATCGGCGCCTGA
- a CDS encoding stage II sporulation protein M: MDADALSDARRAEWARLDELSRARLDDGDHVDELIVRYRAASADLAELKTSVGESPQSAYLSTILARARLRLTGAGDNVLTQIRRFFVDQLPAALYRVRWTTLVIAVVFILISVGTAAWISADPNLVATLGTPDFLEQYAEEEFTQYYTENPAAVFAGMVWTNNAWLAAQCVLFGVTGIWPIYIMTQNAIGLGVSGAVMAAHDRADVMLLYVLPHGMLEMTCLFVAAAAGLHVFWAWVAPGHRSRGEALAQEGRSLATVAIGLIFALFLSGLVEGFVTGWSLPWPVKIGIGAAALAVFLIYMLVIGGRAHRRGQTGDLLEYEAGTPRLVAG; this comes from the coding sequence GTGGATGCCGACGCTCTGAGTGACGCACGCCGCGCGGAGTGGGCGCGTCTGGACGAGCTCAGTCGCGCGCGGCTCGATGACGGCGACCACGTCGACGAACTGATCGTGCGGTACCGGGCGGCATCCGCGGATCTGGCGGAGCTGAAGACGTCCGTGGGGGAGTCCCCCCAGAGCGCGTACCTCTCGACGATCCTGGCCAGGGCGAGACTTCGCCTCACCGGCGCCGGCGACAACGTGCTGACGCAGATCAGGCGCTTCTTCGTCGACCAGCTGCCGGCGGCGCTCTATCGCGTGCGCTGGACGACGCTCGTCATCGCCGTCGTCTTCATCCTCATCTCCGTCGGTACGGCGGCGTGGATCTCGGCCGACCCGAACCTCGTCGCGACGCTCGGGACACCCGACTTCCTCGAACAGTACGCCGAGGAGGAGTTCACGCAGTACTACACCGAGAACCCCGCGGCGGTGTTCGCCGGTATGGTCTGGACGAACAACGCCTGGCTCGCGGCGCAGTGCGTGCTGTTCGGCGTGACAGGCATCTGGCCGATCTACATCATGACGCAGAACGCGATCGGCCTCGGCGTCTCCGGAGCCGTGATGGCGGCGCACGACCGCGCGGACGTCATGCTGCTGTACGTCCTCCCGCACGGGATGCTGGAGATGACGTGCCTCTTCGTCGCGGCCGCCGCCGGACTGCACGTGTTCTGGGCCTGGGTCGCTCCAGGGCACCGCAGCCGCGGCGAAGCCCTCGCCCAGGAGGGACGGTCGCTCGCGACGGTCGCGATCGGACTCATCTTCGCGCTGTTCCTGTCCGGCCTCGTCGAGGGCTTCGTGACCGGCTGGTCCCTGCCGTGGCCGGTGAAGATCGGCATCGGCGCCGCGGCCCTGGCGGTCTTCCTCATCTACATGCTCGTCATCGGCGGACGCGCCCACCGTCGAGGGCAGACGGGCGACCTGCTGGAGTACGAAGCGGGCACACCGAGACTCGTCGCCGGCTGA